AATCTGGTATATATAAAATGTTTGATAATGGTCACATACAATTTGACAGAATGGATACCCACAGAAGAGCTGTAGAGACGGAAAACGAAGCGTTTTTCCTCCATATAGCTAAAGAAGGAGATTATTTATATGAAGGGGCCGATATGGGTATTTTAGTCTCAAGGGGCCGTATGATGACCAATGATTTCAAGCTAAACGCACGTGCAAAAAATTGGATAAATGCCATTAGCGGTAAATATGTCTCTCAGATTACTGAAGATAAACGTGAAGAAATTGTTCTTAGTGGAAGTCTAACAAAATAATATGGAATTTAAAAGTATTAACCCTTATAACGGAAAGCAAGTAGGATTATATAAAGCACTTACTCAAGAAGCATTGGTTGAAAAGCTTAATAGAAGCCAAATCGCTTTTGAATCTTGGCGAAATGTTCCTCTTGCGGAGCGTTGTAATCTCATTAAAAAGGCAGGACAAGTGTTGCGTGATAATGTTGAAGCGTATGCCCAAATGATTACGTTGGAGATGGGGAAACCAATTTCGGAGTCAAGGACAGAAGTGAACAAATGCGCTTGGGTTTGCGATTATTATGGCGAAAATGCTCCCGTGTTCCTTGAGGATCAATCTATAATCACAGAAGCAGAACAAAGTTTTGTGCGGCATGATCCTATTGGAGGGGTTTTAGCAATTATGCCTTGGAATTTTCCTTTTTGGCAAGTTTTTAGATATGCTGCTCCATCGCTGACAGCCGGTAATACTGGTTTGTTGAAACATGCCCCGAACGTTTTCGGCTGCGCCCAACAAATTGAGGATGTATTTACCAAAGCAGGGTATCCTTCCTATGTTTTTCAGAACCTGATTGTTCATCATGATCAAACTGAACTAATTATTTCCAATGATGCAGTAAAAGCAATAACGCTAACTGGGAGTGAAAGAGCTGGTTCTGCAGTAGCGGAAATAGCTGGACGACAAATAAAGAAAAGCGTGCTAGAGCTCGGCGGAAGCAATGCCTTTATCGTTTGGGAAGATGCAGATATAGATAAAAGCGTCCAAATAGCACTTACTGCCCGTATGCTCAATTGCGGCCAAAGTTGCATTGCAGCAAAGCGCTTTATTTTAATGGAAAGTATCTACAAAGAATTCGTTCAGAAATTCACTAAAGCTGTCAAGGACTTAAAACGAGGAGATCCATTGAACGAAAATACCACCATAGGTCCACTTGCTAGGCTTGATCTTGCCAATCAATTGAATAAACAAGTGAGAGAATCCGTTGTACAAGGTGCTCAACTTTTACTTGGTGGCAATCAAAACGGGTGTTATCACGAACCAACCATTTTGGGTGATGTGGTGCCTGGTATGGCTGCATTCGATCAAGAAACTTTTGGGCCATTAGCAGCTATGGTTAAAGCCAAAAGTATAGATCATGCATTTAAGCTCTCGGAAAATTCCAGCTATGGCCTTGGCGTAACGGTGTGTACAAAAAATACAGAGAAGGCATTAAAATATGCAAACAGAGTTAGCGATGGTGCGTATTTCATTAACGAATTGGTTAGATCGGATCCCAGATTACCTTTTGGTGGGACCAAAAACTCTGGATATGGACGTGAATTGGGAAAAGATGGGATGATGGAATTTATAAATCGAAAAGTAGTCTATGTTAAGTATTAAATAAAGCCATAGAATGTAGTTATAGTCCAAAATTATCCAAATACAAACAATATTGCAAACCTCTTAAACTTCTTATTATATTTGGTGTTAAAGGTGTTTCTCTAAGTTTTTTAATAAAAAGGTTAATGTGTAATTTTGGATAAAAGTGGTACAATTGGGACCACTTTTACAGATTGTAAAGCCTTTCATTTTTTTGAAAGGCTTTTTTTGTTTTTATAAAGACTTAACTTTTATTAGAATAAAAAAAGCTTTTATAAACTTCTCTACATTTTTATATTTAATATATTTGTCTAGTCAATAAAGAATGAGGGATTATTTTTTATATACACATACTTTTAAGGTATAAAACAGTTTTTAACTAATGTTAATTGAAACAGAAAAATGTGCTTTTCGTCTGATTTTTTTGTTGTTTCATAGATGTTTTTAGGTGGATTTAGCCGTGTTTATTTTTATTACTCGCTTTTTTTAATATTTTTGTCTTTATAATGACAATACAAAATAAAAGAATAATTGCCTCAATCTTATTTGTATTAATAAGTTTTGTATGTGCTTCTCAAATGCCTAGTGTTGAACCACCACCTCCTGGGACACCACCACCTGGTCTACCTATTGATGAGTATGTATTAATTGGTATAGCTTTCGCTTTATTTTATGGGGTTAGAAAATTATTACTTCAAAAAGCTAATAATAATTAAGATTCCTTATTTAGCTCTAAAAGTTTAGCCACATATTTTCCCAAAACATCAAACTCTAAATTAACAACAGTTCCTTTTATAAAGGTGTGAAAGTTAGTATACTCATAAGTATAGGGTATAATAGCCACATTAAAACTATCTTTTTTTGAGTTAACAACCGTTAAACTTGTTCCATTTATGGTTATGGAACCTTTTTCAATAGTTATATTATTTAAACTAGAATCGTAACTAAAAGTAAACACCCAACTGCCATTTGCTTCTTCAACGTTAGTACATATAGCTGTTTGATCTACATGACCTTGTACAATATGCCCGTCAAGCCTATCTCCAAGCATCATAGCACGCTCTAAGTTTACCTTGTCGTTAATCTCTATTGTCCCTAGATTCGTTTTGTCTAATGTTTCTTTAATAGCTGTAACGGTGTATAAATCCTCAACTATTTTTACAACAGTTAAACAAACACCATTATGTGCTACGCTTTGATCTACTTTTAACTCTTTTGTTATAGGGCTTTTAATGGTGATATGAAGATTGTCTAATTCTTTTTTTAAACCTGAAACGACACCAATATTTTCAATAATTCCAGTAAACATATTATTATCTGTTTATTTAGTTAAATTTGTATCATCAAAATTACGAACAAAACTTATCATTTTTAATGAATAAAGCAGAAAATATAATAGTAGGAATATCAATAGGTGACTTAAATGGTATTGGCGGAGAAATAGTTTTAAAAACATTTGAAGATGAAAGAATTCTAGATTTCTGTACACCAGTAATTTTTGCATCTATTAAATCTATGAGTTTTTTAAAAACACATTTTAAGTCAACAATTAATTTTCATAGCATAAATAGTATAAATCAAGTTGCTTCTGGAAAGGTGAATGTTTTTAACTGTTGGAAAGAACCTGTAAATATTGATTTTGGAAAAGAAGATACTAAGATTGGAGAGTTTGCTATAAAATCTTTAGCATCAGTAACAAAAGCTTTAAAAAATGGCGATGTAGATGTTTTAGTTACTGCGCCAATTAATAAGCATAATATTCAATCGGAAGAATTTAATTTTCCTGGACATACCGATTATTTGGCACAAGAATTAGAAGGGGAAAGTTTAATGTTTATGGTTACCGATACTTTAAGAGTAGGATTGTTAACAGACCATGTACCAGTAAAAGACATATCAAAGCATATCACATCAGAATTAATTGAAAAGAAAATAAATACGGTTTATAATTCACTTTTAAAAGATTTTAAAATAGGTAGACCAAAAATAGCCGTTTTAGGAATTAATCCACACACAGGAGATAGCGGTGTTATTGGAACAGAAGATGATGATGTATTAAGACCAACA
The nucleotide sequence above comes from Flavobacteriaceae bacterium HL-DH10. Encoded proteins:
- a CDS encoding NAD-dependent succinate-semialdehyde dehydrogenase, whose amino-acid sequence is MEFKSINPYNGKQVGLYKALTQEALVEKLNRSQIAFESWRNVPLAERCNLIKKAGQVLRDNVEAYAQMITLEMGKPISESRTEVNKCAWVCDYYGENAPVFLEDQSIITEAEQSFVRHDPIGGVLAIMPWNFPFWQVFRYAAPSLTAGNTGLLKHAPNVFGCAQQIEDVFTKAGYPSYVFQNLIVHHDQTELIISNDAVKAITLTGSERAGSAVAEIAGRQIKKSVLELGGSNAFIVWEDADIDKSVQIALTARMLNCGQSCIAAKRFILMESIYKEFVQKFTKAVKDLKRGDPLNENTTIGPLARLDLANQLNKQVRESVVQGAQLLLGGNQNGCYHEPTILGDVVPGMAAFDQETFGPLAAMVKAKSIDHAFKLSENSSYGLGVTVCTKNTEKALKYANRVSDGAYFINELVRSDPRLPFGGTKNSGYGRELGKDGMMEFINRKVVYVKY
- a CDS encoding riboflavin synthase, which gives rise to MFTGIIENIGVVSGLKKELDNLHITIKSPITKELKVDQSVAHNGVCLTVVKIVEDLYTVTAIKETLDKTNLGTIEINDKVNLERAMMLGDRLDGHIVQGHVDQTAICTNVEEANGSWVFTFSYDSSLNNITIEKGSITINGTSLTVVNSKKDSFNVAIIPYTYEYTNFHTFIKGTVVNLEFDVLGKYVAKLLELNKES
- the pdxA gene encoding 4-hydroxythreonine-4-phosphate dehydrogenase PdxA, translating into MNKAENIIVGISIGDLNGIGGEIVLKTFEDERILDFCTPVIFASIKSMSFLKTHFKSTINFHSINSINQVASGKVNVFNCWKEPVNIDFGKEDTKIGEFAIKSLASVTKALKNGDVDVLVTAPINKHNIQSEEFNFPGHTDYLAQELEGESLMFMVTDTLRVGLLTDHVPVKDISKHITSELIEKKINTVYNSLLKDFKIGRPKIAVLGINPHTGDSGVIGTEDDDVLRPTLKKIKDTGKLVYGPYAADSFFGSNNYKNFDAIIASYHDQGLIPFKTLSFGQGVNYTAGLNKVRTSPDHGTAYEIAGKGEADENSFKEALYTAIQIFKNRCDYEEITSNQLKKAPRIERKQRPN